ATTTGAGGCTTGAGTACACTTGGCGACCCGGATGCAAAATATGCCACGTGACCTGCACTCTAATTCTTATTGGCTAACAGCGAGGGAACAGGTGAACGCGCACCTTAATCGGGCTGTTCATTCTGCAACAACTTGACTGAGTGGTTTGGAATTTTGAAGCAATTGAGGGACTAGATAATTATAAAATGGTGCAAATCAACGAGCCAAGCGAAATAACTACACCACCGAGCAGTTGCAGCTGCGCGGCAGCAAAACGCTGCTCTCTATTTACAGCTGAAGCCATTTTGTAATGTGAACTCGGGGTCATTTGAGTTCACCATTCCAACTATCGTGGCGTTGAAATGGTTTTACCTGACATGGAACTGGAAAAATCCACGTCCAAATTCAGTGGGAAAGTCCGTCATGAATCAGGATCACAtccatatttattttgcaaactAATTCCCTGTCTCGAGGACACCACTGGTTatattttgaaacacatttatttatgacaaaaCATAGTTTGTTCCGATCAAATTGATGATAGAGCAGAAGTCATGGGTGACTGGCAATGATCGCAGGGCAAAGTTGGAGTGAATAAACTGTGAAGATGCCAAGATATCTCCTAAGCACCTCGCTATTGAAGTTTGCTCACAGGAACAACCTCTCACCTTCCAGCACAGGTATGTAAGTATCGACACCATCGCCCACATACTCCGGATATGCAGGTCGTACCTGCGCACCTGCGGGTGTCGGGTTTCCTCCCTTGCTGCACACctggatttgtttttatgttcaaaCTAAACTATTCCACTGGAACGAAGCCTTTTGTCTGCAAATTTGGCAGCACGTACGGGGAGAGTCGAAGGTGATAAATCTGGGTGTTGACAGAGGCTTACAATAtataactgtaatgtgtttcaTTCCCTTTCAGCTGCTCAGATGGGaatcaaaaatgtaaacatctgTCATGATGTAATACATTGCATCCAGGGATGTGAACACACTGCCACACATGACAGGGTCACATATGGAATGTGCTCCTGATGTCTGCATCATTTTTCGAGATGAAATATGAGCGCATGTCAAACGCATTGACGCTTCAATGGCAGCGTTACAGGCAGTAAGAACGTTTCCCATTTTCTTTTCCCTTCAAAACGACCAGAAAACCGCGATTAATCACTTGTGTCAAAGGAAGCCACAACCAGGGCCCAGAGGGACGCCACCTAGTCCTATCTTTATTAAGGCAACGCTCCCACATTCAACTTAAAAACACATCCATGTGAAGCTGTGCTCTTTAAAGCAACTGATCCACTGATGCATTGGATCTTAATGACTTTTTCCCAAATGAGTTGTGAAAACGTACCCCCCGCAGTGCAATAACACAGATTATTGCGGAATTGGGAATCTCCGAACTGCAGCTTTACTAGAGAGTCCCGTCCCATTCACTGCAGTGGCTGTGTCCGCTAGGTCGGCACAAGGAAGTGCACAGTTGTATGCTCTCCACAAATCCATtttaattagaaaaaaaaaaaaacgtagaGTGACTTCCCGTTAGCTGGTTTttatatttgatatttattgaaacaaagtAGAGCCAATTTTGAAAAGGTAACAAAATATCCGCTATAACACATTTAAGTTGAGCCAACCTCaagttcatgtttttaaatatacagtTGGATTGAAGGGTTTATCCAGATCATCACAGGGCTGGCCAGAAGAGTGGTATCGGAACGTGAGTGTTAAAGACAACATGGTGAGAAAGAGAGTGTGTCGTGGAACGATAAGGTGCATTTCcctttgaagaaaacaaaacaaaaccgtGAAACGCAGTGATGGATTCCAAACGTGCTGGACCTACGATGACTTGATGGCGATGATCCGTGGAGCCATGAGAGGGACTggttcaaaaaaataaatacactgatTGACTGAATAGACAGACTATATACACACAGAACATTGACTACTTCACCGCGCTAACCACAACATTGCCCGTATATACTCAAACCTCAGTAAGTATTGTAGACTACTGTTAAATGGATAATCTGAATTAATATGGAAAACAGTGTAGGCTATAATATGGATACATTTTGCAGTTGTACTAAAAGTAATTGATCAGACGAGCATCTGAATCAAAGTGCATCATGATGTAGGGGCTTGTTGGAGCACATTTCGGGGACAGCTTACAGATGGTGAGGACCCCTCCTCCCGACTTTTACATCCGAGCGCGATCAGTGTTCACGGCGGGAAGGCAGGGATGCAATAGCTTGTGTGGAAGTGGACCCAGAAAACACATCTGTAAACGACAGCACCGCGGAGCCGCACCTCGACCGCTTTCAAATCTGGGCGGAAAATTTCTCCGACCATTATcaggcacttaaaaaaaaaaaataaaaaggttaaAAATTAGCTGGTGATGACTCGGCCAGAATAAAACATAGCAAtctcaaataaatatttcatgacagtttctgaaaaacacaagattttttttttctaaaaaaaaacaaaaaagtcagtCTTTTTGCAAAAGCATAATTGTTTAACtctataaatataatttatatagtTTCTTTCTTCCATTCTCTCCCTGTGATGGCCTCGCTGGCGCCGTCACTCGCTCTCACTTGCAGACGAACTGGTCTACAATTTTGGTGCAGCGCTTACACTTGACGTAGCAGCACCAGTGAAACTTGCAGTGGCAGCGCTCCACTATCTGAGCCTTGAACTGGTCGTAGCCGCGGCCGCAGCACATGAGCTCGCAGCCATCCATCCCCTCCGAGGTCTTGTTGCAAAGGCGTCCCACTGTCCCCAGCGACCCAGTGGTTTGGTTCTTGTGGCAGTAGTCCGGACTGGCCTCGATGTAGACCAGGTCGTGGCTGGTTGGAGGGTTGAACTTGCTGTGCATGGGCACTAGCTTGCCACGGCTGTTGAGCTTCATGGACGCGGCGCTGTCGTacttctccttcagcttctcaCCCACCTTGCGGAAGTCTGCCAGCTGCAGCCAGCAGGTCTTCAGGCTGCAGGAACCAGACACTCCGTGGCACTTGCAGGACACATGAGCAAGATCTGACACCGTCTGAGGGAGAGGAcgacaaatgaaaacatctaTCAGCCTCAGATCTTAAATAAAAGGCCCTGTTGCTGACAGAGAACAGCCTGGCAACTGATATCCGGTCTTCTGCTCCCTTTGAGGTGGTTTCAAGGCGATTAGAAAAGACGGAAACCTCAGAGCTCTCTGTGATAATGACTCAATCTTCACTCTGATCAAAGCTCAAGACAGGCCAGCAGACCAAACCCCAACACTGACTCGCCTCTCTGTGCTTACCTCAGCTGGATGAGGCGAATTCAATATCAATGACAATGAGGTAACTTTAAACACATGAAAAGATCCTGCTTGGCTGTGAGGGAACTGTGGACAGGCGTGACAATCAACCTCAGAGAGGAACTCTGACGCGGCCAAGACTGCAATTTCCAACTGATTTGAAACAATTATTCACCGAGTTTATACACAGCATATCAGTGTAACCAACACACCGACAGCCACTTCATGACCTTCGTTACCAAGCAAAGCGCTCAAAACATCAGAGAACTCAGTGCCAAAGCAGCACTGGATAAGGTTGTATGGGGTTCTTGAGTGTCTCACCCGTCTTCCGGCCTCATTGTTGTGCAGATTCATCATGAGTCGGGCGCTTTCTTGTGAGCCTTTGGGGTAGCTTTTCTCCCTCTCCCGAGCATCCACAAACTCCTTGGAAAATCGGTAGCCGTAGTTAAGGTTGTCTCCGCAGCCACCCCAGAGCCAATCTCGCGGCAGATCCTTGGGCCGGGCGGCACGGCTGCACCCGCAGCTGGACAACTCCCCCTCTCTGCAGGCTCGACTCACCGCGTTCACCACCCCGGCAGCGCTGATGGCGTAGGTGAAAGCCGTTTCTCTGCTCCCTGTGGACAAGAGCAGCCGTAATAAGAGAGTGCTGTCTGAGGCTTGTCTTCTCATCGCACTTCAGACTGCAGATGATGTGAGCCAAGTGCTGCAGGTGACTTGAACAGTAATATAGCTTGTTTTGGACTCTGGCCAGAGGAAGAAGGGCGCCCTCTAGTGCCTTAAAACATCTTGCACAAGCAGCATTCACAGAATGAAATGCGACCAAGACTCCCTGATGTGATTAGTGATTGTTTCAGTCAACAGCCGTTTCAAACTAAAGGCCCGGGAGCCGAATCCTGGCCGCCATGTCATCTCTTGGGGCCCATGGAGTTTCAAACACAAGCAAGTTGGGACACTTacaaaaaatattgatgcagACGGATGGGAATTGAATTATGGATATGAAATTGGCCCCATGATTGACAGAAATCAGAGTCACGGTTGAGCTGAAATTAGCCTCCGACAATGAGTAAGTAGGAATTTTGTTCAGCCAGTGGGTTCGACTGTGCATTTCCCTGCTCGAAACCGACCAAAATGTGCCAGTACtgctaaataaaaacacacaacctgTAATGCATTCGCTTCATATGAGCCGCCAGAAAGTCCAGTAAcgacaaaaacagacaaatgagctgaaaaaaagataagtcaaaagaacaACAGACAGGGAGCGGAAAAATGAGACTGAGGCGCACGCTTTTGATTCAAGACAATGGTGGGACGAGGACGCTGATACACACGCCCAGTGGAAAGTCTGACTGACGTCCAGGTGGAATATGCTGGCAGGAGGTGATCAGAGAGAGAAGGATTTATTCGTCTCATACAAGGCTTAATCCATTCTGAGGAAGTGGtgccagcagacagacagcttgtCAAACAGACGTGCACAGAGGAGAACCTGTTTACTTGGCCCAGACGGGGCTGAAATGGGAGTCAAGCTGCGGGAGAGAGGAGGAATGAGAGGAGCTGCTGATGAGCTTTCTATGAAGAGTGATTTGTGCAGGGGGAGTCTGGAGCACCAGACCGAGGAGATGTAACCAGGCTAGTGGAACGATGGGCATAAGCATCCATATTTTAGAATCGCCTTTGGAATATTCATTCCAGAAGTCGCTTGGCAAAATGATGAGGATCACCGGCTCATCTTGCGTCGCTGGTGACCTCAATGAGCCGACTCAGCAGTGTTTCTTTAAGATCTGTTTCAATTGAGAATTCTGTCAGACTTTGAAATATTCACCAGAGGTttatctttccaaaaacactgacCCCGGTATCCTGGATCACTCGCAGGCCTCGGTGTGATCGGCTTTCACTGGAACTTTATTCTGCCAAAGAAATTGTACCATGTAGTGGTGACAGCATGGTCTGTGGATTATCCCCAGTCACAGGAACATTATTTCTGAAAGGCTGCGACGCCATTGAGCCCTTATGTTATTTTTAAAGCTGTAATCACCACAAACAAAATTCCATTAACCACTTATTCCATTCATCCCATTAGAAAAGTGGCAGTGGAGGTCTCACTGACAGTTCGGCAACTGCCTCACGGCCACATAGACGACGGAATTAAGGTCAGATTAAAGGGCCAGTAGTTAATTAACTTTCTGCATGTGAAcgcaaaatgaagtggaaaaactGTACGAACCTTTGACAGAAAAGGTGAACTATTGTTTATTTAAGGTCAATATTTTAGTGTCTGCAGACTAACATCCTTCAACTAAGTCAATATTAGAAATAGATTGATAGATTAAAAGAAATCAACTGTATTTTTAGGCGTAACCTAAAATAACGGCAAAACGAAAGATGAATAGATTTCAAATAAAGTTTCAGGAGATATGgacaacaataatgtgatgaatTGTCACGCTCTCTGGCGCCACCTACTGCCATATTCAGCTAATTGCTAACAACAATATTTCCAAAGAGGATGCAATTATATagataatgtaaaaaaaaaaaaatgcgttgTTGTAGACAACCTGCTgggtggaggtttgcgctctccaGCGCTTTTCTACATCATTTTCTTTGGCTCACTCCCTGGCTGGTGCCGAGCGCTGCTACTTGCAGACACCCTGGACAAGTTGCCAGTCTATTGTAGGGCACACAAATATAGatgccacgcacacacactcggagAATTCAGAGCAATGGGTGTATATGTTTGGATTGAGAGAGCAGTGAAAAATATGAACCCAAAATTAGCACCTTTAGATGATTCTTCTTTCTCGACAGAACAACAGCACAGACTTTGAAAAGGAAACTGAAACACCCAGGTTCTTTGATGGACTTGGGGAACAGGATGTGCTTTAAAGTGAAAACTGACCATTTTTGCATGAGATCTGAGAAGTCAGAGACACAGAAAACAGAGCTTTTCTGACACGGTGATATATGTCAGCTCAACCGCCACACTCACATTACTGAGAGGGCAG
This portion of the Synchiropus splendidus isolate RoL2022-P1 chromosome 18, RoL_Sspl_1.0, whole genome shotgun sequence genome encodes:
- the wnt5a gene encoding protein Wnt-5a, which translates into the protein MKLGLGCVCRPSCWPVGSQLDSRNFVFALTLLTLLMQVVVEANSWWSLAMNPLLIPEAYIIGAQPLCSQLAGLSQGQKKLCQLYQDHMQYIGEGAKTGIRECQYQFRHRRWNCSTVDNSSVFGRVMQIGSRETAFTYAISAAGVVNAVSRACREGELSSCGCSRAARPKDLPRDWLWGGCGDNLNYGYRFSKEFVDAREREKSYPKGSQESARLMMNLHNNEAGRRTVSDLAHVSCKCHGVSGSCSLKTCWLQLADFRKVGEKLKEKYDSAASMKLNSRGKLVPMHSKFNPPTSHDLVYIEASPDYCHKNQTTGSLGTVGRLCNKTSEGMDGCELMCCGRGYDQFKAQIVERCHCKFHWCCYVKCKRCTKIVDQFVCK